A stretch of Prunus dulcis chromosome 6, ALMONDv2, whole genome shotgun sequence DNA encodes these proteins:
- the LOC117630350 gene encoding UPF0235 protein C15orf40 homolog, with product MDDNDLGNIGFDPYEFANVIGDGDQPLYPSSISTQPVNPNNNFPTSIRYIPPSSVAITIHAKPGSKIASITDFSDEALGVQIDASAKDGEANAALLDYISSVLGVKRRQVSIGSGSKSRDKVVIVEEMTLRSVFDILDKASKST from the exons atggatgataatgatttggGCAACATTGGATTTGATCcttatgagtttgccaatgtgattggggatggagatcaaccctTGTACCCTAGTAGCA tctcAACTCAGCCCGTAAACCCCAACAACAATTTCCCAACCTCTATTCGGTACATACCTCCCTCCTCAGTCGCCATCACCATCCACGCAAAGCCTGGTTCCAAAATCGCCTCCATCACTg ATTTCAGTGATGAGGCGTTGGGGGTACAAATAGACGCGTCTGCAAAGGACGGGGAAGCTAATGCAGCGCTACTTGACTACATCAGCTCG GTTTTAGGGGTAAAAAGAAGGCAGGTTTCTATTGGTTCTGGCTCTAAATCAAGAGACAAGGTTGTTATTGTGGAGGAGATGACTCTACGAAGTGTTTTTGACATCCTAGACAAAGCTTCGAAGTCCACCTAA